A section of the Devosia rhizoryzae genome encodes:
- a CDS encoding bifunctional aldolase/short-chain dehydrogenase yields MQNLWRDADAEASVTRYADRGVNRDLALRTYTTRLLGGDPRLVLHGGGNTSVKTRVTDLVGDEYEVLCVKGSGWDMGTIEPQGLPAVKLAPLLKARKLDRLSDEDMVALQRANLIDPGAPNPSVETLLHAFIPHKFVDHTHSTAILAIADQAESERMSRELFGSRMGFVPYIMPGFDLAKAAADVFDQDPTVDGLILDKHGIFTFGETAKAAYDLMIHYVTVAEDFVRQNGRNPLVPARLPERLAAVEEISPMLRGAVAHRLGEGRSERFVSEFRSSPAILDFVNSTTLEDMATRGVSTPDLSIRIKTGPMVLPAPDADALDTYRSAIDERVTSYMADYTEYFRSNDARDDVKRTMLDPMPRLTMMPGLGLFGHGRTLKDAKIAADLGEMWIEAARDAESVGRFEPVSRPDLFDLEYWSLEQAKLSGAKPKPLTGQVVLVTGGAGAIGAATVKAFAAQGAHAVVLDLDLGQADAVAKAAGNNSIGLACDVTDPASVRAAFDTTMRVFGGVDIVVSNAGAAWEGAIATLDDALLRKSFELNFFAHQLVAQNAVRVMKQQGTGGVLLFNASKQAVNPGAKFGAYGLPKAATLFLSRQYALEHGADGIRVNAVNADRIRSGLLTGEMISNRSHARGLSEKDYMAGNLLGLEVTAEDVAQAFVHQALAERTTGNVTTVDGGNIAATLR; encoded by the coding sequence ATGCAAAATCTTTGGCGAGACGCCGATGCGGAAGCCAGCGTCACCCGCTATGCCGATCGCGGAGTCAACCGCGACCTGGCGCTGCGTACCTATACCACGCGCCTCCTGGGCGGTGACCCGCGGCTGGTGCTGCATGGCGGCGGCAATACTTCGGTCAAGACTAGGGTCACCGATCTTGTTGGCGACGAATACGAGGTGCTCTGCGTCAAGGGCAGCGGCTGGGACATGGGCACGATCGAGCCGCAGGGCCTGCCGGCGGTAAAACTTGCGCCCCTGCTCAAGGCGCGCAAACTGGACCGGCTTTCCGACGAGGACATGGTGGCGCTGCAGCGGGCCAATCTTATCGATCCCGGCGCTCCGAACCCTAGCGTCGAGACCCTGCTTCACGCCTTCATTCCGCACAAATTCGTGGATCACACCCATTCAACGGCAATCCTCGCCATCGCCGACCAGGCGGAGAGCGAGCGGATGAGCCGGGAGCTGTTCGGGTCGCGCATGGGCTTTGTGCCCTATATCATGCCGGGTTTTGACCTCGCCAAGGCGGCGGCCGATGTCTTCGATCAGGACCCCACGGTCGACGGGCTGATCCTCGACAAGCACGGCATCTTCACCTTCGGCGAAACCGCAAAGGCGGCCTATGACCTCATGATCCATTATGTGACGGTGGCTGAGGACTTCGTGCGACAGAACGGGCGCAACCCGCTGGTGCCCGCGCGCCTGCCCGAGCGGCTTGCTGCGGTCGAAGAAATTTCCCCGATGCTGCGCGGCGCTGTCGCGCATCGGCTCGGCGAAGGCCGTTCCGAGCGGTTCGTCAGTGAGTTCCGCAGCTCCCCGGCAATCCTCGATTTTGTCAATTCAACCACGCTCGAAGACATGGCAACACGCGGCGTCTCGACGCCCGACCTTTCCATTCGCATCAAGACCGGGCCGATGGTGCTCCCGGCGCCGGATGCGGATGCGCTCGATACTTATCGCAGTGCGATCGATGAGCGCGTCACGTCCTATATGGCCGATTATACCGAGTATTTCCGCAGCAACGACGCGCGAGACGACGTCAAGCGGACCATGCTCGACCCAATGCCGCGCCTCACCATGATGCCGGGTCTTGGGCTATTCGGGCATGGGCGCACGCTCAAGGACGCAAAGATTGCGGCCGACCTTGGGGAGATGTGGATCGAGGCGGCCCGCGACGCTGAGTCCGTTGGCCGGTTCGAACCGGTCAGCCGGCCTGATCTGTTCGATCTTGAATATTGGTCGCTCGAACAGGCCAAGCTCAGTGGCGCCAAGCCCAAGCCGCTGACGGGACAAGTCGTCCTTGTCACGGGTGGCGCCGGGGCGATTGGCGCGGCAACGGTCAAGGCATTTGCGGCTCAAGGCGCTCATGCGGTGGTGCTGGACCTCGACCTTGGCCAGGCAGACGCAGTAGCAAAAGCTGCCGGTAACAATTCTATTGGCCTTGCCTGCGACGTCACCGATCCTGCATCGGTGCGTGCGGCATTCGATACGACCATGCGGGTGTTTGGGGGCGTCGACATCGTCGTATCCAATGCCGGTGCCGCCTGGGAAGGCGCGATCGCCACCCTTGATGATGCGCTGCTGCGCAAGAGTTTTGAGCTCAACTTCTTCGCCCATCAACTGGTAGCGCAGAACGCCGTGCGCGTGATGAAGCAGCAGGGCACGGGTGGCGTCTTGCTGTTCAATGCCAGCAAGCAGGCGGTCAATCCCGGTGCCAAGTTCGGCGCTTATGGCCTGCCCAAGGCGGCGACGCTGTTCCTCTCGCGCCAATATGCGCTGGAACACGGCGCCGACGGTATCCGCGTCAACGCGGTCAATGCCGATCGCATTCGTTCTGGCCTGCTGACGGGCGAGATGATCAGCAACCGCTCGCACGCCCGCGGGCTCAGCGAGAAGGATTATATGGCGGGCAATCTTCTCGGGCTCGAAGTCACGGCCGAAGATGTGGCGCAGGCCTTCGTGCACCAGGCGCTGGCCGAACGCACGACCGGCAATGTAACGACCGTCGATGGCGGCAATATCGCCGCGACGCTTCGGTAA